In a genomic window of Sporosarcina trichiuri:
- a CDS encoding metallophosphoesterase family protein, with translation MQRTLVISDIHGEAGMLDALLEKAEYIAGKDRLILLGDYIDRGPDSKGVVDRVIQLVKNGAVALQGNHEHMMIRSLTEGHERTWRNWTGRNGGDATLKSYGFEPESFLFRDEEEFIQPVLSDAVLARHLAFLQRLPVYMEEEDTVFVHAGVKPDVPLAETDPYDLVWIRDEFHSKYAGPKTIVFGHTPVSGLHGDPDSHHIFFGANSIIGIDGGAVFGGQLNCLVLPEKKEISVPADHTHKKGPAS, from the coding sequence ATGCAGCGGACGTTAGTGATCAGTGATATCCACGGGGAAGCCGGGATGCTGGATGCTCTGCTTGAGAAAGCGGAGTACATCGCGGGGAAGGACCGTCTGATCCTGCTCGGCGATTATATAGACCGCGGGCCGGATTCCAAAGGTGTAGTGGACCGTGTCATCCAGCTCGTCAAAAACGGGGCTGTCGCACTGCAGGGCAATCATGAACACATGATGATCCGGTCATTGACCGAAGGACACGAACGGACTTGGCGCAACTGGACCGGCCGGAACGGCGGCGATGCCACACTGAAAAGCTACGGGTTCGAACCGGAATCCTTTCTGTTCAGAGATGAAGAGGAATTCATCCAGCCTGTCCTGTCGGATGCCGTTCTGGCCAGGCATCTGGCTTTCCTGCAAAGGCTTCCCGTTTACATGGAGGAAGAGGATACGGTCTTTGTCCATGCCGGTGTGAAACCGGACGTGCCGCTGGCGGAAACGGATCCCTATGACCTTGTCTGGATACGCGACGAGTTCCACAGCAAATATGCAGGGCCGAAAACAATCGTCTTCGGCCATACCCCGGTGTCCGGATTGCATGGCGACCCGGATTCCCATCACATTTTTTTCGGTGCCAATTCGATTATCGGCATAGATGGCGGCGCTGTATTCGGCGGCCAGCTGAACTGCCTCGTCCTGCCGGAAAAGAAGGAGATCTCAGTACCTGCAGATCATACACACAAAAAGGGTCCCGCTTCCTGA
- a CDS encoding BCCT family transporter, whose product MEKKFWKNPVFGISAAVIFILVLLGAIWAEEFGVIADKLYNFTTRSFGWFYLLVVFGLIVFLVGLAISKYGAIRLGGDEERPDYPFFTWIGMLFSAGFGVGLVFYGVAEPMSHYISAPVSGVQPNSEEAARLAMGYSFFHWGVSQWAIFGLVGLVIAFLQFRKKRDGLVSTALEPIVGSNKYLKGGIDSLAVIATVMGIATSLGLGVLQMSGGLEYAFDIKNTFFVQFIIIAVVFAAYMLSASSGLNKGIRYLGNFNLGLAIALLAFFFIVGPKVFILDSFTLAIGDYITNFIQYSLRLQPYGEGTWVQKWTIFYWAWTIAWSPFVGAFVARVSKGRTIREFIVGVMVIPPVFACMWVATLGGTALYSDLKNGTKIGEAVGQDVTSALFETFQHMPFTGLLTILALVLIFTFLITSADSATYILGSMTTRGSLMPPMAVKLTWGVLMAAIAGVLLKAGGLEALQSASLVSALPFCLFLIIMLFALVKMLKKEPITVRPRDVRRFERIEAEYRKRKEKGKKK is encoded by the coding sequence ATGGAAAAGAAGTTTTGGAAAAACCCTGTATTCGGCATCTCGGCAGCCGTCATCTTCATCCTGGTCCTGCTAGGTGCAATCTGGGCCGAGGAGTTCGGTGTCATCGCCGATAAGCTTTATAATTTCACGACAAGGAGTTTTGGCTGGTTTTATCTGCTCGTCGTATTCGGTCTGATTGTCTTCCTAGTAGGACTTGCTATCAGCAAATACGGAGCGATCCGTCTCGGCGGTGATGAGGAACGGCCCGATTATCCGTTCTTTACGTGGATCGGGATGCTGTTTTCAGCAGGTTTCGGTGTCGGGCTCGTCTTCTATGGCGTCGCCGAACCGATGAGCCATTACATAAGCGCACCCGTGTCAGGTGTGCAGCCGAACAGTGAGGAGGCTGCGAGACTGGCGATGGGCTATTCGTTCTTCCATTGGGGTGTTTCCCAATGGGCGATTTTCGGCCTGGTCGGCCTGGTCATCGCGTTCCTGCAGTTCCGGAAAAAAAGGGACGGGCTGGTTTCCACAGCCCTTGAACCGATTGTCGGTTCCAACAAATATTTGAAAGGCGGCATCGATTCCCTGGCTGTCATTGCGACAGTGATGGGGATTGCCACATCACTCGGACTCGGCGTCCTGCAGATGAGCGGCGGGCTGGAGTATGCATTCGACATCAAGAATACGTTCTTCGTCCAGTTCATCATCATTGCAGTCGTATTCGCTGCGTACATGCTGTCTGCCTCCAGCGGGCTGAACAAAGGGATCCGATACTTGGGGAATTTCAACTTGGGACTCGCAATCGCCCTGCTGGCCTTTTTCTTCATTGTCGGCCCGAAGGTTTTCATTCTCGACAGTTTCACGCTTGCGATCGGTGACTATATTACGAATTTCATCCAGTACAGCCTGCGTCTGCAGCCATACGGCGAAGGGACCTGGGTCCAGAAGTGGACGATCTTCTATTGGGCCTGGACGATCGCCTGGTCGCCATTCGTCGGCGCATTTGTCGCCCGTGTTTCGAAGGGGCGCACGATCCGTGAATTCATCGTCGGGGTCATGGTGATCCCGCCGGTCTTCGCCTGCATGTGGGTTGCGACGCTGGGCGGTACAGCGCTGTACAGTGACTTGAAGAATGGTACGAAGATCGGGGAGGCGGTCGGACAGGATGTAACGTCCGCATTGTTCGAGACATTCCAGCACATGCCATTCACCGGATTGCTGACGATTTTGGCGCTCGTTCTTATTTTCACTTTCCTTATTACATCTGCGGATTCAGCGACGTATATATTGGGGAGTATGACAACACGCGGCAGTCTGATGCCGCCGATGGCTGTAAAGCTGACATGGGGCGTTCTTATGGCGGCAATCGCAGGTGTGCTTCTCAAAGCGGGGGGTCTCGAGGCCCTGCAGTCCGCTTCGCTCGTATCGGCGCTGCCCTTCTGTCTGTTCCTGATCATCATGCTGTTCGCGCTGGTGAAGATGCTGAAAAAGGAACCGATCACGGTGAGGCCGAGAGACGTTCGCCGGTTCGAGCGCATCGAAGCGGAATACAGGAAGAGGAAAGAGAAGGGCAAGAAGAAGTAA